CTGTATTTCTCACGCAGTTTTTGAAGTTCTGGCTGGATGTTTTGCATAGCCTTCGAACTTCTTGTCTGCTGAATCATGAGCGGCAGCAAAGCCAAACGAATAAGAATCGTTACAACCACAATGGACAGACCATAGTTGTTGCCCATCATTTCAGCAAACTGTGTAATAACCCATGAGAGCGGATAAACAAAATATTCATCCCAAAATCCGGTACTTTCGGGGGTAATCGGCGTTTTAGTCGAGCTGCAGCCAGATAAAAGTACCATTAAACTGACTAAGGCAAACGTAATTCCTAATTTCTTTCGCACTCCTCATCCTCCTTAAAGCGTTGTTTCTTTATTTTCGGCGATTCTTTCTTTCAGGCACAGGATCAATTCCGCCTGGATGGAAAGGATGGCATTTTAATATACGTTTTAAAGTCAGCCAGGTTCCTTTGATTGCTCCAAATCGCTGAATTGCT
This genomic stretch from Fictibacillus marinisediminis harbors:
- the yidD gene encoding membrane protein insertion efficiency factor YidD → MKRLFILIIRFYQRFISPMTPPACRFYPTCSTYGIEAIQRFGAIKGTWLTLKRILKCHPFHPGGIDPVPERKNRRK